The proteins below are encoded in one region of Aquisphaera giovannonii:
- a CDS encoding response regulator has product MPDATRKITILMADDDPDDRDFARRALSQSRLTNDLRCVEDGQELLDYLGRRGRYAPEGSAPRPGLILLDLNMPGVDGREALQVIKADPTLRQIPVVILTTSRAEEDIFRSYDLGANSFITKPVSLAGLVEVMRDLGHYWFEIVELSGGDETRQP; this is encoded by the coding sequence ATGCCTGACGCCACGCGGAAGATCACGATCCTGATGGCCGACGACGACCCCGATGACCGGGATTTCGCCCGCCGGGCGCTCTCGCAGAGCCGGCTGACCAATGACCTGCGCTGCGTCGAGGACGGCCAGGAGTTGCTGGATTACCTGGGCCGCCGCGGCCGCTATGCGCCCGAAGGGTCGGCCCCGAGGCCGGGCTTGATCCTGCTGGACCTGAACATGCCCGGCGTCGACGGCCGCGAGGCGTTGCAGGTGATCAAGGCCGACCCGACGCTGCGGCAGATCCCGGTGGTGATCCTGACGACCTCACGGGCGGAGGAGGACATCTTCAGGTCGTACGACCTGGGGGCCAACTCGTTCATCACCAAGCCGGTGAGCTTGGCCGGCCTGGTCGAGGTGATGCGCGACCTGGGCCACTATTGGTTCGAGATCGTCGAACTATCGGGCGGCGACGAAACCCGGCAGCCGTAG